One window of the Granulicella arctica genome contains the following:
- a CDS encoding LysR substrate-binding domain-containing protein: MDQDVELRHLRYFVAVAEELHFGRAAERLHLSQPPLSQQIRSLESILGYTLFIRTSRSVKLTAAGEAYLERARRTLRNVQRDIEETRSIGQGEVGSLHIGFVGSAVLTTLPAIFRAYRNAYPRVHLHLHESFTADVMQGLENRTLDAGILRDGDAVKTLHVTTLFSEPYVAVLPTSHPCAHQKTISPGSLRDDPFVYYPRTAGARAFEKPLTLFEEHGFRPRIVQEASHWLTILSLVGAGLGVSVAPACVERIAVPGVVCIPFRSAKIVSNIELARTVGDTRPIVEHFAQIATSAPRLRRPKPFPQT, encoded by the coding sequence ATGGATCAGGATGTAGAGCTTCGCCACCTCCGTTACTTTGTCGCCGTCGCCGAAGAACTGCACTTCGGCCGTGCCGCCGAGCGCCTGCATCTCTCGCAACCGCCGCTCTCGCAGCAGATCCGTAGCCTCGAATCCATCCTCGGCTACACCCTCTTCATCCGCACCTCGCGCTCCGTCAAGCTCACCGCCGCCGGTGAAGCCTACCTCGAACGCGCACGCCGCACCCTCCGCAATGTTCAGCGCGACATCGAAGAGACCCGCAGCATTGGTCAGGGAGAGGTCGGCTCGCTCCACATCGGCTTCGTCGGCTCCGCAGTTCTCACAACGCTTCCCGCAATCTTCCGCGCCTATCGCAACGCCTATCCCCGCGTCCATCTCCACCTTCACGAGTCGTTCACCGCAGATGTCATGCAGGGCCTTGAAAACCGAACCCTCGACGCCGGAATCCTTCGCGATGGCGACGCCGTCAAGACGCTCCACGTCACCACCCTCTTCTCCGAGCCCTACGTAGCCGTCCTCCCAACCTCGCACCCCTGCGCCCACCAGAAGACCATCTCACCCGGCTCACTACGCGACGACCCCTTCGTCTACTACCCCCGAACCGCCGGCGCACGGGCCTTCGAAAAACCCCTCACCCTCTTCGAGGAGCACGGCTTCCGCCCCCGCATCGTCCAGGAAGCCTCCCACTGGCTCACCATCCTCAGCCTCGTCGGAGCTGGTCTCGGCGTCTCGGTTGCCCCCGCATGTGTCGAACGCATCGCCGTCCCCGGAGTCGTCTGCATCCCCTTTCGCAGCGCAAAAATCGTCAGCAATATTGAACTGGCCAGAACAGTCGGCGATACCCGCCCCATCGTCGAGCACTTCGCCCAAATCGCCACCAGCGCCCCAAGGCTCAGGCGTCCAAAACCATTCCCGCAAACTTGA
- a CDS encoding tannase/feruloyl esterase family alpha/beta hydrolase, whose protein sequence is MLINSSSPLRAAWASSSTRTAPGACTAIKDFQLAGGKVLGAQSIEAGDTSDLPAGVGSASLPAFCRVTVQMTPTSDSNIEMELWLPESWNGSFRGAGNAGFAGSIDYLALSEALMQGYAAAATDAGHTDAALSGGWALEHPQKVIDFGYRAVHLMTEASHQIVRGFYGAPAAHSFFSSCSDGGREALMEAQRYPADYDGIVAGDPAYDWTGLMTNAFNNEKQRKLNPLSSISTAQLATISSAVLAACDALDGVRDGIIGDARQCFFDPEVLTCKDKQGTAGANNSCLLPVQVAYLKALYAGSHTRDNEVIFPGYLPGGELGAGGWATWITGGGQLPIPGMTMYEQGYFANMVYDNALWTGDSVTSDEAYQQANAVTSVAVDATNPVLTPFFKRGGKLIMYHGWNDPAVSPLSSISYFNSVSAATKGEGNTSMRLYMVPGMQHCIGGSGPTYFGQLGWFDGEGTDDAHHDVNLAMDEWVKTGKAPEAIIASQYTAAVAGGASAMTRPLCPYPQIAAYRGSGSTNDAANFACTQAPNVAIPPRMPPSGSAIR, encoded by the coding sequence TTGCTGATCAACAGTTCTTCGCCGCTGCGGGCTGCGTGGGCTTCCTCATCGACTCGCACAGCGCCAGGGGCGTGCACCGCAATCAAGGATTTTCAGCTGGCTGGCGGGAAGGTACTCGGGGCGCAATCGATTGAGGCGGGCGACACGTCCGATCTTCCGGCAGGGGTGGGGAGTGCCTCGTTACCGGCGTTTTGCAGAGTGACCGTCCAGATGACGCCGACATCCGACTCCAATATCGAGATGGAACTCTGGTTACCGGAGAGCTGGAATGGCAGCTTTCGCGGTGCGGGCAATGCGGGTTTTGCCGGGTCGATCGACTACCTTGCGTTGTCCGAGGCGCTGATGCAGGGCTATGCGGCCGCAGCCACGGACGCTGGCCACACCGATGCTGCTCTTAGCGGCGGCTGGGCGCTGGAACATCCTCAGAAGGTGATTGATTTCGGCTATCGCGCGGTCCACCTGATGACCGAGGCTTCGCACCAGATTGTGCGTGGGTTTTATGGCGCGCCCGCAGCGCACTCCTTCTTCTCATCCTGTTCGGACGGCGGAAGAGAGGCGTTGATGGAAGCACAGCGCTATCCCGCGGACTATGACGGGATCGTTGCCGGTGATCCGGCGTATGACTGGACTGGTTTGATGACCAATGCGTTCAACAATGAGAAGCAGCGGAAACTGAACCCGCTTAGCTCAATTTCAACAGCGCAGCTTGCAACGATCAGTTCGGCGGTTCTGGCTGCCTGCGATGCTTTGGACGGTGTGCGCGATGGAATCATTGGAGATGCGCGGCAATGTTTCTTCGATCCCGAGGTTCTGACCTGTAAGGACAAGCAGGGGACGGCTGGAGCGAATAACTCCTGCCTGCTGCCTGTGCAGGTGGCTTATCTGAAGGCACTCTACGCTGGTTCGCACACACGCGACAACGAGGTTATCTTTCCTGGATATCTTCCGGGAGGGGAGCTTGGTGCGGGTGGCTGGGCGACGTGGATCACGGGTGGTGGGCAACTGCCAATCCCCGGCATGACGATGTACGAGCAGGGTTACTTCGCCAATATGGTTTATGACAATGCTTTGTGGACGGGAGACTCTGTCACTTCGGATGAGGCTTACCAGCAGGCAAATGCTGTGACGTCTGTTGCCGTCGATGCGACGAATCCGGTATTGACGCCGTTCTTCAAGCGTGGCGGAAAGCTCATTATGTATCACGGCTGGAACGACCCGGCGGTCTCGCCGCTCAGTTCGATCAGCTACTTCAATAGTGTGTCTGCTGCTACGAAGGGCGAGGGGAATACGTCCATGCGGCTGTATATGGTTCCGGGAATGCAGCATTGCATTGGCGGCTCTGGGCCGACCTACTTCGGCCAACTTGGCTGGTTCGACGGTGAAGGCACCGATGATGCGCACCATGATGTGAACCTGGCGATGGATGAGTGGGTGAAGACGGGAAAGGCGCCTGAGGCGATCATCGCCTCGCAATACACTGCTGCGGTGGCTGGAGGTGCAAGTGCGATGACGCGTCCGCTGTGTCCTTATCCGCAGATCGCGGCGTATCGCGGTAGCGGCAGCACGAATGATGCGGCAAACTTCGCTTGCACACAGGCGCCGAATGTCGCTATTCCTCCTCGTATGCCGCCTTCTGGTTCAGCGATACGGTAA
- a CDS encoding acetyl-CoA carboxylase carboxyltransferase subunit alpha has product MADLESSRTIQAPVPEAWIKTELARNAQRPHPMDFINGLFTDFSEIHGDRAYGDDSAMTCGMALFHGEPVLAIGNLKGRTLKERVARKFGSPDPEGYRKSLRAMKLAEKFGRPVFTFLDLAGANPGIGAEERGQGEAIARNLLEMSRLRVPTIATITGEGGSGGALALAVADRVLMLENAIYSVISPEGCASIMWKDATKKQQAAAALKYTAKDAKALGCADDVIPEPEGGTQADPAAAMALVDQRLRHHLGDLRGLPVEVMLDRRYEKFRNMAQFYTTA; this is encoded by the coding sequence ATGGCCGACCTAGAGAGCAGCAGAACGATTCAGGCACCTGTTCCAGAAGCATGGATCAAAACGGAGCTCGCGCGTAACGCTCAGCGCCCACATCCGATGGACTTCATCAACGGACTGTTTACCGACTTCAGCGAGATTCACGGCGACCGTGCTTATGGCGACGACTCGGCGATGACCTGCGGGATGGCTCTATTCCATGGCGAGCCGGTGCTGGCGATCGGGAACCTGAAGGGACGGACGCTGAAGGAGCGCGTGGCGCGGAAGTTCGGCAGTCCTGATCCTGAGGGCTATCGGAAGAGCCTGCGGGCGATGAAGCTGGCCGAGAAGTTTGGACGGCCAGTGTTTACGTTTCTGGATCTTGCGGGAGCGAATCCCGGGATCGGCGCGGAAGAACGCGGTCAGGGCGAGGCGATTGCGCGAAACCTGTTGGAGATGTCGCGACTGCGGGTTCCTACGATCGCGACGATTACGGGTGAAGGCGGTTCGGGCGGTGCTTTGGCGCTGGCTGTGGCTGACCGTGTGCTGATGCTCGAGAATGCGATCTACTCGGTGATTTCGCCGGAAGGTTGCGCGTCGATCATGTGGAAGGACGCGACCAAGAAGCAGCAGGCTGCAGCGGCGCTGAAGTACACGGCGAAGGATGCGAAGGCGCTGGGCTGCGCGGATGACGTGATTCCTGAGCCTGAGGGTGGAACACAGGCTGATCCTGCGGCGGCGATGGCGCTGGTCGATCAGCGGTTGCGACATCATCTTGGCGACCTGCGCGGTTTGCCGGTCGAGGTGATGCTGGATCGCCGGTATGAGAAGTTTCGGAACATGGCGCAGTTCTATACGACTGCCTAA
- a CDS encoding GNAT family N-acetyltransferase, producing the protein MSSNAVKYPEADGVVPVIEIRALVAGEDAAGFRSFRTLNEEWITRFFTLEARDVETLGDPESLILGKGGQVFMVYADAEAVGCVALIPMNDGVYELSKMAVSPRLRGLGIGRRLIEYAIAQAKAMGVRSLFLGSNTKLANAVHLYESVGFRHVPVASLPPMAYGRADVFMEMPL; encoded by the coding sequence ATGTCGAGCAATGCGGTGAAGTATCCAGAGGCTGATGGCGTGGTGCCGGTGATCGAGATTCGCGCCCTGGTTGCGGGGGAGGATGCTGCGGGGTTTCGGAGCTTTCGGACTTTGAACGAGGAGTGGATTACGCGTTTCTTTACGCTGGAAGCGAGGGACGTTGAGACGCTGGGTGACCCTGAAAGCCTGATCCTGGGCAAGGGTGGGCAGGTCTTTATGGTGTATGCGGATGCTGAGGCAGTGGGGTGTGTGGCGCTGATCCCGATGAACGATGGGGTGTATGAGCTATCGAAGATGGCGGTGTCGCCGAGGCTGCGCGGGCTGGGAATCGGCCGGCGGCTGATCGAGTATGCGATTGCTCAGGCAAAGGCGATGGGGGTGCGATCCCTGTTTCTGGGGAGTAATACGAAGCTGGCAAATGCGGTTCACCTGTATGAGTCGGTTGGTTTTCGGCATGTGCCGGTTGCTTCGTTGCCGCCGATGGCCTATGGGCGGGCTGATGTGTTTATGGAGATGCCGCTGTAG
- a CDS encoding VOC family protein produces the protein MTEPAILAISPFFIVSNVDQTIAFYRDKLGFEPTFQQPDENPFFAILGREGAQLFVKSDRDTTPLPNSRRNPSMRWDAYVYSPDPDALAVEFSDQGAVFSMPLEDTHDGLRGFEICDPDGYVLFFGRPR, from the coding sequence ATGACAGAACCAGCGATCCTCGCGATTTCGCCATTCTTCATTGTCAGCAACGTCGATCAAACCATCGCCTTTTACCGTGACAAGCTTGGCTTCGAGCCAACCTTTCAGCAGCCGGACGAAAACCCCTTCTTTGCCATCCTAGGTCGCGAAGGCGCACAACTCTTCGTCAAGTCTGATAGAGACACAACGCCCCTGCCAAACTCTAGACGTAACCCTTCCATGAGGTGGGATGCCTACGTCTACTCGCCTGATCCCGATGCACTCGCCGTGGAATTCTCCGATCAAGGCGCTGTATTCAGCATGCCCCTCGAGGACACCCACGATGGCCTTCGCGGCTTTGAGATCTGCGACCCTGACGGCTACGTCTTATTCTTTGGCCGACCGAGGTAA
- a CDS encoding type II CAAX endopeptidase family protein, producing the protein MPQFASTSTPNRKLRRSLQFALFIASLLWFTLSEALAGRAARGLTNRFDIEDARPLLSGLFLIFLLLVGFTLLASMSRIGRVTLRSALGLPKRLTSGREWLLGAAIGWGIAVASVLPMALARALHVRFWTDHRAFGLLGWHVAALLFSTLALEVALRGFAFRRLIEAVGAGWATALMAILLGIAHGISPDSTGISILVTMIGSVLLSVAWLRTHGLWLPWGLHFAWSGSLALIFGLPVRGVSTFSSVVQTRAIGSAWLTGDDFGPEGALFTAVVVLVAIVILVKTTDDYAWDYTRPELVAAGYEVNPDSPAEHVAMERDAAARAPSLVQILPTTSEAISVDGYPPPPPRP; encoded by the coding sequence TTGCCGCAATTCGCTTCAACGAGTACGCCGAATCGCAAACTGCGGCGATCGCTCCAGTTCGCGCTGTTTATTGCGTCGCTGCTGTGGTTCACGCTCTCTGAAGCGCTTGCAGGGCGCGCTGCGCGAGGGCTGACGAATCGCTTCGATATCGAGGATGCTCGACCTTTGCTGTCGGGGCTGTTCCTTATCTTCCTGCTCCTTGTAGGTTTTACGTTGTTGGCGTCGATGTCGCGCATCGGTCGCGTGACGTTGCGGAGTGCGCTTGGTCTGCCGAAGCGTCTGACTTCGGGGCGCGAATGGCTGCTTGGTGCGGCGATTGGCTGGGGAATCGCGGTGGCTTCAGTGCTGCCAATGGCGCTGGCGCGGGCGTTGCATGTGCGGTTCTGGACGGATCATCGGGCGTTTGGCTTGCTCGGCTGGCATGTTGCGGCACTGCTTTTTTCGACGCTGGCTCTCGAGGTTGCGCTGCGTGGGTTTGCGTTTCGACGGCTGATCGAGGCTGTTGGTGCTGGTTGGGCTACAGCGCTGATGGCAATTCTGCTGGGTATCGCGCATGGAATCAGCCCGGACTCAACGGGTATCAGCATCCTGGTGACGATGATTGGGAGCGTTCTGCTGTCGGTTGCGTGGCTGCGAACGCACGGGCTTTGGCTTCCGTGGGGATTGCACTTTGCATGGAGCGGCAGCCTGGCGCTGATCTTTGGGCTTCCGGTTCGCGGTGTGAGCACGTTTTCTTCTGTGGTGCAGACGCGGGCGATCGGCTCGGCGTGGCTGACTGGCGATGATTTCGGCCCGGAAGGCGCTCTGTTTACGGCTGTTGTAGTGCTTGTAGCGATCGTTATTTTGGTGAAGACTACGGATGATTACGCGTGGGATTACACGCGGCCTGAGCTGGTTGCTGCGGGTTATGAGGTGAATCCTGATTCGCCTGCGGAGCATGTGGCGATGGAGCGTGATGCGGCTGCGAGGGCTCCTTCGCTGGTGCAGATACTGCCCACTACTTCGGAAGCTATTTCGGTGGATGGCTACCCACCCCCTCCCCCCCGCCCCTAA
- the ribB gene encoding 3,4-dihydroxy-2-butanone-4-phosphate synthase has product MFADVEAAVAEIRAGRMVVVVDDEDRENEGDLTLAAEFVTPEAINFMAKFGRGLICLTLTEERADYLRLGPMTQENTSRFGTAFTESIEAREGVTTGISAADRAHTIKVAIDSRSTARDLARPGHVFPLRARKGGVLVRAGQTEASVDLARMAGLVTAGVICEIMNEDGTMARVPDLIKFCEEHEMLMVTVADLIRYRLQHERYISRVAESVMPTVHGDFRMIAYESEVEGDQSHVALVFGDVTGEGDVVPVRVHTHCLAGDVFGTTLCDCRAVMDESLRMIAEAGRGALVYLHNGTKGFGIDASVTPARVVLHREARGKDRADDRSHRTLRQVGLGGQILSDLGIHRIKLLTNTPTHVPALQGFGIEIVEQLPVAVGVKA; this is encoded by the coding sequence ATGTTTGCTGATGTTGAAGCGGCGGTAGCGGAGATTCGGGCGGGGCGGATGGTGGTGGTCGTCGATGACGAGGATCGCGAGAACGAGGGCGACCTGACGCTGGCGGCTGAGTTTGTAACGCCTGAGGCGATCAACTTCATGGCGAAGTTTGGGCGAGGGCTGATCTGCCTGACGCTGACGGAGGAGCGCGCGGACTACCTGCGGCTGGGACCGATGACGCAGGAGAATACGTCTCGCTTTGGCACGGCGTTTACGGAGAGCATCGAGGCGCGCGAGGGTGTGACGACGGGGATCTCGGCGGCGGACCGGGCGCACACGATCAAGGTGGCGATCGATTCGCGATCGACGGCGCGGGATCTGGCGAGGCCTGGCCATGTGTTTCCGCTGCGGGCACGCAAGGGTGGCGTTCTGGTTCGGGCAGGGCAGACGGAGGCTTCCGTTGACCTGGCGCGGATGGCCGGACTGGTCACGGCGGGCGTGATCTGCGAGATCATGAACGAGGACGGAACGATGGCACGGGTTCCGGACCTGATCAAATTTTGTGAAGAGCACGAGATGTTGATGGTGACGGTGGCGGACCTGATCCGCTATCGGCTGCAGCACGAGCGGTATATCAGCCGGGTGGCTGAGTCGGTGATGCCGACGGTGCATGGGGACTTCCGGATGATTGCGTACGAGAGCGAGGTCGAGGGCGACCAGTCGCATGTGGCCCTGGTGTTTGGCGATGTGACGGGTGAGGGTGATGTGGTGCCGGTTCGGGTACACACGCACTGCCTGGCGGGGGATGTATTTGGGACGACGCTTTGCGATTGCCGGGCGGTGATGGACGAATCGCTGCGCATGATTGCGGAGGCTGGACGTGGAGCGCTGGTGTATCTCCACAATGGCACGAAGGGATTTGGGATCGATGCGAGCGTGACCCCGGCTCGGGTGGTGCTGCATCGTGAGGCTCGCGGGAAGGACCGCGCGGATGACCGCAGCCATCGGACCCTGCGGCAGGTTGGTCTGGGTGGGCAGATTCTATCGGACCTAGGGATCCACCGAATCAAGCTGCTGACGAATACGCCTACGCATGTTCCGGCGCTGCAGGGCTTTGGGATCGAGATTGTGGAGCAGCTTCCGGTGGCTGTTGGCGTGAAGGCTTAA